Genomic DNA from Mycolicibacterium helvum:
GAAGGCCATCATCGTCGACCTCTCGGGCGTCGACTTCCTCGCTTCGGCGGGAATGGGTGTCCTGGTCGCAGCCCGCGACAAGGCTTCCGCCGACATCGGCTTCGGCGTCGTGGCCAGCGGGCCCGCCACAAGCCGGCCCCTCAAACTGGTCGGTTTGGCCGATATTGTCGGTCTCTACGAGACTCTGGAAGAGGCACGCGCCGCACTGGGTGAGTAATTCTCGGAAGTTGGGTATAAGAGATTTGCCATGACGACACCGAGTTACCCATGCCCCACAGCTGACGGTGACCGTTTCATCCGTAACGATGTCGTCGCTGATGCGCACAACGCAGCCAGGGTTCGCGATGAGTTCGCGACCTGGCTGCGAGCTTGCGGGGATCTGGACAGGGTTCGGTACAGCGACGTCGTCCTCGCGGTCAATGAAGCGCTCGCCAATACCGCCGAGTTCGCCTACCTGCACACCGGCGGCCCCGGCACCATCGATGTGGAAGCTGTCCGCGACGGCGCCACCTTGACCATCACCGTCGCCGACCAGGGCCGTTGGCGTGAATCCACCCCGGCCACGCAAAGCCGCTCCCGCGGCCGCGGCATCCCGCTGATGCAGGCATTGGCCGACGACGTCACCATCGATTCCTCCGCGCTGGGCACCACGGTCTGCCTGCGCTTCGAACACCTCAACGCCATCCGCCGCGACGACGCCGACTCAATAGTCAGTTAGCTCAAGCCGGTTCGTAGCGCAGCATCGTCACACCGGAATCGGGATAGTCGACAAACACCGGCTGCAGCCGCATGCCGACTTCCAGTTCGGTCGGCTCGGCGTTGACGATCTCGGTGGAGAACCGCGGCCCTTCGTCCCACTGCACCACGGCCAGCAGCTGCGGCACATCCTCGGCAAAATGCGGTGCTGTCGGCCGGTAGGCCACCGTGTAGGTGTAAAGCGATGCGGCCCCGGAGATCTCCCGCCACTGGAGGTCGTCGGCCAGCGTGCCCGGCGCCAACACCCGGGGATAGAACATGTACTGCTGCGCGGACGGCGAGTACTGGATCCGAATCTTGTGTTCGCCCAGCGCATCCCAGAACGGCTGGGTGGTGGGCGTCGGGATCGGCATCGGCTTGACGAAATCGCCCATGACTAATCGCCTTCCAGGACAAGGGTGGTCTGTTCACTCAAGATGCCGCCGTTGCCGGAGACGAAGGCGCGGTGGCAATCGGCCACCTGGGTGGCCCCCGAGCGGCCCATGATCTGACGGGTGGCATCGCAGATGTGGTGCATGCCGCCGGCGGTGCCGGCCTGCCCGTAACCCAGCTGCCCGCCGGCGGTGTTCATCGGGAAGTCGCCGCGGAACGTCAGGTCGTGTTCGGCGATGAACTGCAGGCCCTTGCCCTTCTGGCAGAATCCCGCGTCCTCGAGGCTGAGCAGCACGGTGATGGTGTAGCAGTCGTAGATCGACACCATGTCCATATCGGACGGGGCCAGCCCGGCCATCGAGAATGCCGACGCGGCTGCCTTGATCATCGGTGTCTGCAGAAGCTCATGGGCGTAGGTGGGCGTCTTGTAGGGGACCCGCTCCCCGAATCCCTTGACCCACACCGGCCGATTGGTGCTGCGACGGGCCAGCTCGGCGTTGGTCACCAGGACAGCTGCGCCCCCCATCACCGGCATGACGATCTCCAGCATGTGCAGCGGCGCGGCGATCACCGGGCTGTTGACCACGTCGTCGATGGTGATCGGGGTGTCTTTGAAGATCGCCCCCGGTGTGTGATTGGCGTTGACACGCTGGTCGACGCTGATCTTGGCCATGGCGCGTTCGTCGTAGCCGTAGGTGGCGCCGTAGCGGGTCGCGACCTGCCCGTAGGGGCCGTTCTGTCCGAGATTGCCGTAGGGGATCTCGAATTCGGCCTGCGGCGAGCCATACCGGTTGCTCGACGCCCCGAAGTACATCAGCTCGCTGACGTCCAGCGGTTTCTGCGCGCTGACCGGGGTCATCGGCGTCGCGGGGATCACGCACAGCACGGCGTTGCACAGCCCCAGCTCGATGGCAGCCGCGGCGCGCCACACCATCGCGACCGCGCTGGCGCCGCCAAGGTCGACCATCTCGGCGAAATTGGCTTTGATGCCCAGATATTCGATGACGGTCGAAGGGACGAAGATCTGTGATTCCTGCAGGTGCGTGGTGCAGATGCCGTCCACATCAGACGCCGACAGGCCCGCGTCGGCCAGGGTGGCCGCTGCCAGCCGGGCCCACTGTTCGAGGGTGAACTCCAGTGGCCCGGTCGGTCGCTTGGTGGAGGGGAGTTCGGTATAGCCGACGATTGCGGCCTCTCCGCGCAAGCCCATTCGGCAGCCCTTCGTCGCATCATTGCCCAATAACATTGAGCATGTAATCATATTGAGCGCTTAATGAGAATCTGGATGTAGGGAGAGGTAGCTCACAGTGGTATTACCGCTGGACGGAAAGGTCGCCGTCGTCACCGGCACCAGCCGCGGCGTGGGACTTGGTATCGCGCACGAACTGCTGCGGGCCGGGGCCACGGTTGTCGGCTGCTCGCGAGGACCGTTGGACGCGATCCCCGGCGTGGCCGACAACCCGGACTGGCTGGGCCGCTCGTCGCAGCGGGTCTGCGATCAGGGCGACTACCGGGCCATCGACGCGTTCGTCGACGCCGTGGTGGCCGACTACGGCCGCATCGACATCCTGGTCAACAATGCCGGCGGCACGGTACCCGCACCGCACGTCGAGGACATCCCGGAGCTCGTCTCGCGCATTCAGGGCGCACCGGCGGCCGCCGACGACTACGAACGCACGGTGTTGTTCCACGCCTTCGCCATTCAGATGAACCTGATCAGCCCGATGTGGTTCGCCATTCGGGTGTTTCGGCAGATGCGTGACCAGGACGGCGTCGGCTCGATCGTCAACATCTCCAGTGGCGCAGGCCATCCCGCCGGATCGCCCACGCTGGTGTCCTACGGCGCGGCCAAATCCGGGCTCAATCATCTGACCCGCTCGCTGGCCGAGGAATGGGGACCGAAGGTGCGGGTCAACTGTTTGGCACTGGGCCCCACCATGACCGACAACTTCAAGTCGTTCGTGCTGCCCAAGGATGACCCGACGGGGGAGAAGTACTTCCACGCCGTGCCGATGAACCGAGCCGGCGAGCCCGCCGAGGTCGGCCGTGCGGTGGTGTTCTTGTGCAGTGGCACAGCCGATTTCATCAACGGCACCACCATCGAGATCGACGGCGGCATGATGCCCGGCGTGCTGTACGAGGCGGGCCTGAAGACCATTACGGATCTGCTATGAAGCGCGTCATCCAGTTCGCCACCGGCAATGTCGGCAAGCATGCCCTGCCGATGATCATCGAGCGGCCCGACCTGCAACTCGTCGGGTTACACGCGTACGGCGCCGACAAGGTCGGTCGCGACGCCGCCCAGGTCTGCGGGCTGACCGAGCCCACCGGCGTCATCGCCACCAACGACATCGATGCGCTGGTCGACCTGGGCGCCGACTGCGTGGTCTACACCTCGCAGGCCGAGATGCGCCCCCAGCAGGCGATCGAGGAGATCTGCCGGTTCCTGCGGGCGGGCACCAACGTCGTCGGCACGTCGATGGTCTGGCTGGTCGCCCCACACCACGCCGACGCCTGGATCCGCGAACCGCTGGCCCAGGCCTGTGCCGACGGCGGCACCTCGCTGTACATCAACGGCGTCGACCCGGGCTACTCCGGTGACAGTCTGGTCTACACCGCGCTGACCTTGGCCGGGCGGGCCACCGCGATCACCGTGTCGGAGATCTGTGACTACGGCAGCTACGACGACGCCGAATTCACCGGCGTCAGTTTCGGTTTCGGCACCGCGCCGGACCACACGCCGATCATGTTCGCGCCCGGGGTGCTGTCCTCGCTGTGGGGCGGGCAGGTCCGCTCGCTGGCCGAGGTGCTCGGGGTCACCCTCGACGAGGTGCGCGAGCGGCACGAGAGCTGGGTCACCCCCGAGCCGATCGACTGCACGATGATGAGTGTGGCGCCCGGTCAGGTGGCTGCCGTCCGCTTCGCGGTCGAGGGCATCCGCGACGGGCAGCCGGTGATCACCATGGAGCACGTCAACCGGCTCACCCCGGCAACCGCACCGCACTGGCCCTACCCGCCCGACGGCCGCCTTGGCGTGCATCGGGTGGTCGTACACGGAAACCCCGGGGTGGAGATCAACACCCACCTCGGTCTGGACGGCGTGGACCACAACGACGGCGGGGTGATCTCCACCGCCGCGCGAGCCGTCAACGCCATCGACGCGGTGTGTGCCGCGCCGCCGGGTCTGGTGTCCGTCAAGGATCTGCCCGCCGCGCACGCCGACGCAGTGATGTGGTGACCAAGGCTTCGCCGCGGCGTCCGCCCGGCGGCAGCCAGCTGCGCGCCGACCGGACTCGCGACGCGGTACTCGACGAGACAGTGCGCTGCGTGGTCGAGGAGGGGTTTGCCGCCGCCAGCGCCAAGCACATCGCCGAACGGGCCGGCGTGACCTGGGGCGTGGTGCAATACCACTTCGGTGACCGGGACGGTCTGCTGATGGCCGTTGTCGACCGGGGTTTCACCGAGCTGCTCGATTTGTTGCGCAGCCTGCCGCCCCCGTCGGGCGATCAAAGCCGCCGCAAGCGGGTCGAATTGGTGGTCCACGCCGCGTGGGAGGCGTTCTCCAGCCCGACGTCGCGGGCCTCCCTGGAGATTCTCATCGGCACCCGGGCGATGCGCGACAAGCGGGCCACCCGCCATCTCGTCGAATTGCACAGGGCAATCACCGATTTGAGTGGCGACATCGCCGAAGGCCTGGACAGTCCGCACGCGGCGGCCATCGGCGACCTGATCTGGGCCACCATGCGTGGTCTGGTGATCACTCAACTGGTCATGGCCGGACCGTTGCGCAACAGCCGGGAACTGACGGCGCTGGTCGATGTGATCTGCTCGTACCTGGATCTACATGGGCAAACACAGTGAGCACCAGGCAAAGTCACAGTTAGGTCATAGGCGTGCGCGCGCTCGGCGCGCCTGAGTGACATTCGTCGTGAGCCATGGTGATCATGGCCAAATGACCGAACCACTGGGTATCTCCGTGGGCTCAACCAGCCTGGTGGCCGCGCGTGCCGGAGCTGCGCCGGTCATCTGTCCTGCCGAATTGACACTCGGCGACCAGGTGTGGACCGGCTTTGTCGACCGGGTCGGTGACCCGATGCCGCTGGTTGGGGACGACGGGGTGTCCTATCGCGCCGAACAGCTGCTGGCCCTGGCGCTGTCCGCGCTCGCCGATGCCGGCGGCGCGGGTCTTGCGGCGGTAGCGGGTGTGGCGGTTCCGGCGCACTGGGGGCCCGGCCGCCGCGACGCGCTGCGCGACGCCATGTGGAGCTTGCCCGCACTGGCCGGCGCCGGCGCACCACCACTGCTGGTCTCCGACGCCACCGCCGCGCTGCGCTCGCTGCAGAACGATCCGGGCCTACCGCGCCACGGCGTGATCCTGGTGTGCGACTTCGGTGCCAGCGGCACGTCGCTGACCCTGGCTGATGCCGGTGCCGACTACCGCCAGATCGGTGAGACCGCACGCCGCGCGGGTTTGCCCGCCGAACTCGAGGCGTTCATCGATGACACGCTGGCGCAGGCGCGGATCTCCCGCGAGAGTATCAGCGCCGTCGCGGCTATCGGCGATTCGGAATCGATACCGGCTGCTGTGCAACAACTCTCGGAGCACTTGCGGCTGCCGGTCACGATGTCGGCGTATCCGCAGCTTGATGCGGCGCTAGGCGCGAGTGTGGCCGCGGCACGACAGCTGGCGGCCGACGCACCGACCGGTCTGGCGCCCGCACCGCTGATCGCTGATGTCGGCCCGCAATCGGCGACCATGGCCGCCGCGCTGGCCTGGTCGAGCGACGAAACCCCCGATGACCCGATCGCGCAAGACCAGTCGTATTCCTACGGCGACTACGACTACCGCGGCTATGGCGACTACGAGAGCGACGACGATCTCGCCATCCTCGGCGGCGACGAGTCCGAGCGACGCGAGTCGGGCCTGACCCGCAGCGTGCCCCTGCTGCTCGGCGGGGCCGCCGCCGTCGCTGCCGTGGCAGTCGGTGGCTTCGCCTACACCCTCACAGGTGCCAGCACCCCCGACACACCGAGCACGCAGTCGGTGAAGCCGGCTCCGGCCACGGCGGTCACCGCGCTCACCCCGGCACAGCAGAGTCCTGCGGCGCCTCCACCGGTCCCGACGGAAACCGTCACGATGACCAATGCGCCCATCAGCACGGTCACCGAACAGGCACCGCCACCCCAAACCACCATCGTCACCGTGGAAACGACGATCACGACGCCGCCGACCACCACCACGACAACGCCGACGACGACCACCACAACAACGGCGACCACGACGCCGCCGACCACCACCACGACAACGCCGACGACGACCACCACCCAGTGGGACACCACAACCAGCACGACGCGAAAGCCGTTGATCCCCGGGTTGCCGCCGCCACCGCACATCCCCGGCCTGCCTCCGCTACCGAACCTCAACGTGGGCTGAGCCGGCTCCTTAACACGCAGGTAGAAGCGTGATGTGTGCGATGACACAGGAGATTTCGAACGTTTCAAGTAGGTGATGCCGTTTGCGTCCGCTCCTCGACGGGAAGACGGAAGCAGGCCGACGGGGATTTTCCCCTCACGTCCAACGGGGCGTGGTGCCACACCGAGAGGAAACACTATGGGCGAGCACAACAGCGGACCAGAAGAAGCCGTCAAGGGCGTCGTCGAAGGCGTCAAGGGTAAGGCCAAGGAAGTCATCGGCGCCGTGACGGGCCGCGATGACCTACAGCGCGAGGGACAGGCCCAGCAGGACAAGGCCGATTCTCAGCGTGAGGCCGCTCAAAAGGAAGCCGAGGCCGAGAGCGCCCGGGCCGCCGCGAAGGCGAACGAGGCGCGCGAAAAGGCCGAACAGAACTAGTGTTTGAGCCTAGACAGGCCCGGCACCCATTCGGTGCCGGGCCTGTCTACGTTTAGCGATGGCCGGCGTGGGCATTCTGTTGAGACCCAAGCCGCCTGGACTGAAAGCTCCGAACCATGCCGAACGCATCGATCAAGAACGAGAAGATGTACCGGGACCTTCGTCAGGAAGGCAGCTCGAAGGAGAAGGCCGCCCGCATTTCGAATGCTGCCGCGTCCCGGGGTGCGTCGGAAGTCGGTCGCAAGGGCGGCAAGTCAGGCACCTACGACCACTGGACAGTGGTCGAACTGAGAAGGCGCGCCAAGGAAATCGGGCTCTCGGGGTACTCCAAGCTCACCAAAGACAAGTTGATCGCGGAACTCCGCGATCACTGACAATAGAAGGGCGTGTCATGATCGTTCTCGGAATCATCCTGTTGGTGCTCGGCATCGTTCTAGGGGTCTCCATCCTGGAGACCATCGGCGTCATCTTGCTGGTGGTTGGCGCGGTGCTGTGGATTCTCGGCGCTGTTGGTCGGCCAGTCGGCGGACGCAAGGTCTGGTTCTAGAAGACGTTTCAGGCACCCGGTACGGCCGTGCGGGCTGCGACAGACTGGGCTGACCGGGTGTCGAATACCGCGATGGCAACATCGTCATCGCGGTATTCGGCTATCCGGTGCAGGCCGGCAGTCGCGCCGATGACTGCGTTGGCCTCGTCCCCCGACAGCGGATAGTCGGCCACCGGATGACGCCAATGCGCCGCGATCACGGTGACGCCCGCGTGCAGACGGGGCAGCTCTCGATCGAGTATCGCTCGAAGTGTCGGGGCATCGAAGTAGTACGCAACCTCAGAGATCATCACTAGGTCGAAATCGATTGCTGGCCAAGGCATATCGAAGGCTCGATGCAACAATGTGACGGTTTCTCGTCGCCCGCACCTGCGTAGCCGGGCATCTGCATGCGCCAGAGCGCCCTCGGCGACGTCGATGGCCGTAACGTGATCGCACCGAGCGCTGAGCTGCTCGGTGAGCACCCCGACCGAGCACCCCGGCTCGAACGCATGCTGGTAGCGCTCCTCGGGCAGCAGCGCGAGAGTGATCGCGTACTTGCGGCGTTCATACCAACGAGATTCGAGCTGCCACGGGTCCGTCGAGGCCTCGTAGAGGGCGGCGAAATACTCGTCGGGCAGGCGGGGCGTCACCGGAACACCACTTCGCCCACGGCCTGAAGCCGCGACAGGACATGCGGCGGCACTATCGGATCTCGGCCATCGTCGGGGTCGAGCTGACTGCGGAACACCGCCACGGCGTGTTGTTTACGTTCGGTCGCAACGGGATCCAGAATCACCCGGCTTGCCCGTTGCCACGGCACGTTTGCCTCGCCCGGACGCGCCCAGTGCCACATCCAGACCGGGTACTCCAGCAGGACCGCGCCGGTGCGGGACGTGGCGACAGCCGCGGCACGACCGACTGCCTCGTGATCGGGATGACCGTCGCCGCGCCAGGTTGCCGCGCACCACGTCCCGTCCACGCATTCGTCCAGCATGCCGGTCAGGATGTCGGCCAGCCGGGATTCCTCATCGGCCAGCCCGCCGTCGGGCAGCCCGAGAAAGGTCGGTGCGCGAAGGCCGAGCGCAGACGCCGCGCGCCGTGACTCGCTGCGTCGTGCGCGCTCGAGGTGCGTCTGGTCGCGCGATGAGAGGCCCGGCCAGGCCGCGCCGCCGTCGCTGGCGACGACCGTGCGGACAGCGATTCCGCGGGCCGCGATCGCGCCGGCCGCCCCGCCGAAGCCGAGGGTCTCGTCATCGGGGTGCGGTGCTACCACGAGCAGGCCCGGGCAGCTGTCGAGATCAACGGGCGGAAAGTGACAGCCCCACTCCAGCCACTCCTGCGTCGGCGTACCGCCGCCGGCGATCGGCACATCGGCGAACCGCGCGGCGTTGCTCGCCGCCCTCGGACTCATCGGGCCACCAGGCGGCCCAGCGCCGCCAGATCCTTCTCCGCGTGACTCTGCCTGATGTACATGGTCAGATCCGCGACGCGGCGGGCGTGCGCGGCATCGAGGGCCAACGGGGCGGGGCCCAGCGCGCGGGCCGCGCGAGCGATGACCTCATCGACAGCCGTTTCGACCACCGCGCGCAGCCGCCGGGCCGCCACCTCGCCGTGATCGCCATCCGGATCGGCATCGATCTGTTCGGCGGTGCGGGCAAGCAAGGCCTCGGCGGCAGCCAGCGCGGCGTCGGCCGCGCCGAGATGGGCCTGGGCGTGGGGGTCACCACTGCCGCGTGCGTCGTTGTCGCACACCGCCCGGTAGAGCGGTGCCGCGACGGCCCGCGCGGCGCCCAGCCAGCAAGCGGCAACCCCGGCCGCGCCATGCCAGAAGCCCGGTCGGCGCAGATAGTCACCCAGTCGGCCGACCAGAACGGCCGGTGCGGCAGTGAATTGCACCGATCGGGTGTCTGACTCGGCCATGCCCGCGTTGCGCCACGTACTCGGTAACGGATGCACACCCGGTCCGCGCAGATCCACCGCGTACAAGCCACGCTCGCCGGTCGCGGTAACGGCGGTCACCAGCGCATCCGAGCACAGGCCGGCACCCGAGCACCATGCTTTGGTGCCGCTCAGCGACGCCACGTCGCCCTCGAGACGGGCGGTGACCGCGGCCCCGGGGGCCTCAGCCGCCCAGACTCCCCACAACCGGCCTGGCAGCGCCGGTCGTCCCGACAGCTCGGCCAGGATTGCGACGGCGTC
This window encodes:
- a CDS encoding DUF7218 family protein — protein: MPNASIKNEKMYRDLRQEGSSKEKAARISNAAASRGASEVGRKGGKSGTYDHWTVVELRRRAKEIGLSGYSKLTKDKLIAELRDH
- a CDS encoding thiolase family protein, which translates into the protein MGLRGEAAIVGYTELPSTKRPTGPLEFTLEQWARLAAATLADAGLSASDVDGICTTHLQESQIFVPSTVIEYLGIKANFAEMVDLGGASAVAMVWRAAAAIELGLCNAVLCVIPATPMTPVSAQKPLDVSELMYFGASSNRYGSPQAEFEIPYGNLGQNGPYGQVATRYGATYGYDERAMAKISVDQRVNANHTPGAIFKDTPITIDDVVNSPVIAAPLHMLEIVMPVMGGAAVLVTNAELARRSTNRPVWVKGFGERVPYKTPTYAHELLQTPMIKAAASAFSMAGLAPSDMDMVSIYDCYTITVLLSLEDAGFCQKGKGLQFIAEHDLTFRGDFPMNTAGGQLGYGQAGTAGGMHHICDATRQIMGRSGATQVADCHRAFVSGNGGILSEQTTLVLEGD
- a CDS encoding SDR family NAD(P)-dependent oxidoreductase produces the protein MVLPLDGKVAVVTGTSRGVGLGIAHELLRAGATVVGCSRGPLDAIPGVADNPDWLGRSSQRVCDQGDYRAIDAFVDAVVADYGRIDILVNNAGGTVPAPHVEDIPELVSRIQGAPAAADDYERTVLFHAFAIQMNLISPMWFAIRVFRQMRDQDGVGSIVNISSGAGHPAGSPTLVSYGAAKSGLNHLTRSLAEEWGPKVRVNCLALGPTMTDNFKSFVLPKDDPTGEKYFHAVPMNRAGEPAEVGRAVVFLCSGTADFINGTTIEIDGGMMPGVLYEAGLKTITDLL
- a CDS encoding acyl-CoA dehydrogenase family protein, producing MTATLVQRWLDTGALELPLPGSGRTLLRWRKLAELSEIDVVAGRLAEAHTDAVAILAELSGRPALPGRLWGVWAAEAPGAAVTARLEGDVASLSGTKAWCSGAGLCSDALVTAVTATGERGLYAVDLRGPGVHPLPSTWRNAGMAESDTRSVQFTAAPAVLVGRLGDYLRRPGFWHGAAGVAACWLGAARAVAAPLYRAVCDNDARGSGDPHAQAHLGAADAALAAAEALLARTAEQIDADPDGDHGEVAARRLRAVVETAVDEVIARAARALGPAPLALDAAHARRVADLTMYIRQSHAEKDLAALGRLVAR
- a CDS encoding STAS domain-containing protein, which translates into the protein MDEQGTATTGTTTAANTGCVIDEQWIGRTVVISATGVVDMLTSPQLETSIATSLTRDPKAIIVDLSGVDFLASAGMGVLVAARDKASADIGFGVVASGPATSRPLKLVGLADIVGLYETLEEARAALGE
- a CDS encoding NAD(P)H-dependent amine dehydrogenase family protein, whose protein sequence is MKRVIQFATGNVGKHALPMIIERPDLQLVGLHAYGADKVGRDAAQVCGLTEPTGVIATNDIDALVDLGADCVVYTSQAEMRPQQAIEEICRFLRAGTNVVGTSMVWLVAPHHADAWIREPLAQACADGGTSLYINGVDPGYSGDSLVYTALTLAGRATAITVSEICDYGSYDDAEFTGVSFGFGTAPDHTPIMFAPGVLSSLWGGQVRSLAEVLGVTLDEVRERHESWVTPEPIDCTMMSVAPGQVAAVRFAVEGIRDGQPVITMEHVNRLTPATAPHWPYPPDGRLGVHRVVVHGNPGVEINTHLGLDGVDHNDGGVISTAARAVNAIDAVCAAPPGLVSVKDLPAAHADAVMW
- a CDS encoding class I SAM-dependent methyltransferase, with protein sequence MTPRLPDEYFAALYEASTDPWQLESRWYERRKYAITLALLPEERYQHAFEPGCSVGVLTEQLSARCDHVTAIDVAEGALAHADARLRRCGRRETVTLLHRAFDMPWPAIDFDLVMISEVAYYFDAPTLRAILDRELPRLHAGVTVIAAHWRHPVADYPLSGDEANAVIGATAGLHRIAEYRDDDVAIAVFDTRSAQSVAARTAVPGA
- a CDS encoding DUF6131 family protein, producing MIVLGIILLVLGIVLGVSILETIGVILLVVGAVLWILGAVGRPVGGRKVWF
- a CDS encoding ATP-binding protein, whose amino-acid sequence is MTTPSYPCPTADGDRFIRNDVVADAHNAARVRDEFATWLRACGDLDRVRYSDVVLAVNEALANTAEFAYLHTGGPGTIDVEAVRDGATLTITVADQGRWRESTPATQSRSRGRGIPLMQALADDVTIDSSALGTTVCLRFEHLNAIRRDDADSIVS
- a CDS encoding type IV pilus biogenesis protein PilM; this translates as MTEPLGISVGSTSLVAARAGAAPVICPAELTLGDQVWTGFVDRVGDPMPLVGDDGVSYRAEQLLALALSALADAGGAGLAAVAGVAVPAHWGPGRRDALRDAMWSLPALAGAGAPPLLVSDATAALRSLQNDPGLPRHGVILVCDFGASGTSLTLADAGADYRQIGETARRAGLPAELEAFIDDTLAQARISRESISAVAAIGDSESIPAAVQQLSEHLRLPVTMSAYPQLDAALGASVAAARQLAADAPTGLAPAPLIADVGPQSATMAAALAWSSDETPDDPIAQDQSYSYGDYDYRGYGDYESDDDLAILGGDESERRESGLTRSVPLLLGGAAAVAAVAVGGFAYTLTGASTPDTPSTQSVKPAPATAVTALTPAQQSPAAPPPVPTETVTMTNAPISTVTEQAPPPQTTIVTVETTITTPPTTTTTTPTTTTTTTATTTPPTTTTTTPTTTTTQWDTTTSTTRKPLIPGLPPPPHIPGLPPLPNLNVG
- a CDS encoding PIG-L deacetylase family protein, translating into MSPRAASNAARFADVPIAGGGTPTQEWLEWGCHFPPVDLDSCPGLLVVAPHPDDETLGFGGAAGAIAARGIAVRTVVASDGGAAWPGLSSRDQTHLERARRSESRRAASALGLRAPTFLGLPDGGLADEESRLADILTGMLDECVDGTWCAATWRGDGHPDHEAVGRAAAVATSRTGAVLLEYPVWMWHWARPGEANVPWQRASRVILDPVATERKQHAVAVFRSQLDPDDGRDPIVPPHVLSRLQAVGEVVFR
- a CDS encoding TetR/AcrR family transcriptional regulator, translating into MVTKASPRRPPGGSQLRADRTRDAVLDETVRCVVEEGFAAASAKHIAERAGVTWGVVQYHFGDRDGLLMAVVDRGFTELLDLLRSLPPPSGDQSRRKRVELVVHAAWEAFSSPTSRASLEILIGTRAMRDKRATRHLVELHRAITDLSGDIAEGLDSPHAAAIGDLIWATMRGLVITQLVMAGPLRNSRELTALVDVICSYLDLHGQTQ
- the mbp1 gene encoding microaggregate-binding protein 1, giving the protein MGEHNSGPEEAVKGVVEGVKGKAKEVIGAVTGRDDLQREGQAQQDKADSQREAAQKEAEAESARAAAKANEAREKAEQN
- a CDS encoding Zn-ribbon domain-containing OB-fold protein, which gives rise to MGDFVKPMPIPTPTTQPFWDALGEHKIRIQYSPSAQQYMFYPRVLAPGTLADDLQWREISGAASLYTYTVAYRPTAPHFAEDVPQLLAVVQWDEGPRFSTEIVNAEPTELEVGMRLQPVFVDYPDSGVTMLRYEPA